In Streptomyces dangxiongensis, one DNA window encodes the following:
- a CDS encoding HEAT repeat domain-containing protein: protein MFDPVIAPSGTLLGLLQRGRGDGTLHALTAPRAEALAALDHCVLRDPRHDWQLENRSLYYARLHLDLNGELDAMEAHLFGAQDVLDTDESRTGLALAVLGHLASYGRRDALELLRRYAAQGSNWAWALDELALRDDDAGLRALAAPVLARFATDPEGEAELAAAVRDAFEPRPWRLWAEDPRPSIATRVRAAQETGCFDRWQRQLRPTGPRPGWSVRAVFEWAQQGMERGAALYVPAARCLVAVAGPEDRPEILRAARDGIDGARCTALRYLADGNDPGALDLIEAAVADGTPAVVEAAVDAFERMRSVAAVDRARRWAQRPDALGAAAGRVLACRGAARDSDLVLGALREAVRGEGPDAPTLWTLVDGAGRLGIACAAPVLRHVYRETASSHLRGRAARALAATDPSFATGFAVECLWDCEETTRELAARHAETGDARVVERLRRLAADPAEEAEVQTAVRSRFGPDATLG, encoded by the coding sequence ATGTTCGATCCGGTCATAGCGCCCAGCGGTACGCTGCTCGGGCTGCTCCAGCGCGGCCGTGGCGACGGCACGCTGCACGCGCTCACCGCCCCGCGGGCCGAAGCGCTCGCGGCCCTCGACCACTGTGTGCTGCGCGATCCCCGCCACGACTGGCAGCTTGAGAACCGCTCCCTGTACTACGCCCGCCTCCACCTCGACCTGAACGGCGAGCTGGACGCCATGGAGGCGCACCTCTTCGGCGCGCAGGACGTCCTCGACACCGACGAGTCCCGTACCGGCCTCGCCCTGGCCGTCCTCGGCCACCTCGCCTCCTACGGCCGACGCGACGCCCTCGAACTGCTGCGCAGGTATGCCGCCCAGGGGTCCAACTGGGCCTGGGCGCTGGACGAGCTGGCCCTGCGGGACGACGACGCGGGCCTGCGTGCCCTCGCCGCCCCCGTCCTGGCCCGCTTCGCCACCGATCCCGAGGGCGAGGCCGAGCTGGCCGCCGCCGTGCGCGACGCCTTCGAGCCCCGGCCCTGGCGGCTGTGGGCCGAGGATCCGCGGCCCTCGATCGCCACGCGCGTGCGTGCCGCGCAGGAAACCGGCTGTTTCGACCGCTGGCAACGCCAACTGCGCCCCACCGGGCCCCGCCCGGGGTGGAGCGTCCGCGCCGTCTTCGAGTGGGCCCAGCAGGGCATGGAGCGCGGCGCCGCCCTGTACGTGCCCGCCGCCCGCTGTCTGGTCGCCGTGGCCGGCCCCGAGGACCGGCCCGAGATCCTCCGGGCCGCGCGTGACGGCATCGACGGAGCCCGCTGCACCGCACTGCGCTACCTCGCCGACGGCAACGATCCCGGCGCCCTCGACCTGATCGAGGCCGCGGTCGCCGACGGCACGCCGGCCGTCGTGGAGGCCGCCGTCGACGCCTTCGAACGGATGCGCAGTGTCGCCGCCGTCGACCGCGCGCGCCGCTGGGCCCAGCGTCCCGACGCGCTCGGTGCCGCCGCCGGCCGCGTGCTCGCCTGCCGCGGGGCCGCCCGGGACAGCGACCTCGTCCTCGGCGCCCTCCGCGAGGCCGTACGCGGCGAGGGCCCGGACGCACCCACCCTGTGGACCCTCGTCGACGGCGCCGGACGCCTCGGCATCGCCTGCGCGGCGCCCGTGCTGCGCCACGTCTACCGCGAGACGGCCTCCTCCCACCTCCGCGGCCGGGCCGCCCGCGCGCTGGCCGCCACCGACCCCTCCTTCGCCACCGGCTTCGCCGTCGAATGTCTGTGGGACTGCGAGGAGACCACCCGCGAACTCGCCGCCCGGCACGCCGAGACCGGTGACGCCCGTGTCGTCGAGCGACTGCGCCGCCTGGCCGCCGATCCGGCCGAGGAAGCGGAGGTGCAGACAGCGGTCCGCAGCCGCTTCGGCCCCGACGCGACGCTCGGCTGA
- a CDS encoding glycosyltransferase, which produces MTGRPLRIVRLANFVTPASGGLRTALRELGKGFRAAGHEPVLIVPGDRHTDRDTEQGRVITLPGPLLPGTGGYRVLVDRRRVAAVLEELVPDRLEVSDRTTLRWTGRWARRARVPAAMVSHETADGVLRTWGLPGTVARRAADGLNTRTAHVYSRVVCTTEYAEREFVRIGARNVVRAPLGVDLRERHPGLRHPGLRARHARGDEALFLMCSRLSVEKRPGTALDALEALLRRRGRRAVLVVAGDGPLRARLEQRARQRGLPVTFLGHVSDRALLGALQASADICLAPGPAETFGLAALEAMACGTPVVASASSALPEVIGSAGTVAAGGGEAFADAVELLLERGEPERRDAARARAERFGWAAAVRAFLAAHDAEILHGAAPRPTLPGGVA; this is translated from the coding sequence ATGACCGGCCGGCCCCTGCGCATCGTCCGGCTCGCCAACTTCGTCACCCCGGCATCCGGTGGCCTGCGCACAGCCCTCAGGGAACTGGGCAAGGGCTTCCGGGCCGCCGGCCACGAACCGGTCCTGATCGTGCCCGGCGACCGGCACACCGACCGCGACACCGAGCAGGGCCGGGTCATCACCCTGCCCGGCCCGCTGCTGCCCGGCACCGGCGGCTACCGCGTCCTCGTCGACAGACGGCGCGTGGCCGCCGTACTGGAGGAACTGGTCCCGGACCGGCTGGAGGTCTCCGACCGGACCACGCTGCGCTGGACCGGCCGTTGGGCCCGCCGCGCGCGTGTCCCCGCCGCGATGGTCTCCCACGAGACCGCCGACGGCGTGCTGCGTACCTGGGGCCTGCCCGGGACCGTCGCCCGGCGCGCCGCCGACGGCCTCAACACCCGGACCGCGCACGTCTACTCACGGGTGGTGTGCACGACGGAGTACGCCGAGCGCGAGTTCGTACGCATCGGCGCGCGCAACGTCGTACGCGCTCCCCTCGGCGTCGACCTGAGGGAACGGCATCCCGGGCTGCGCCACCCGGGACTGCGCGCACGGCACGCCCGCGGTGACGAGGCACTGTTCCTGATGTGCTCCCGGCTGTCCGTGGAGAAGCGGCCCGGTACGGCCCTGGACGCCTTGGAAGCGCTGCTGCGGCGGCGCGGGCGGCGCGCGGTGCTCGTGGTGGCCGGGGACGGACCGCTGCGGGCCCGGTTGGAGCAGCGCGCCCGGCAGCGCGGGCTGCCGGTGACCTTCCTCGGGCACGTCTCCGACCGGGCCCTCCTCGGCGCGCTCCAGGCGTCCGCCGACATCTGCCTCGCGCCCGGGCCCGCCGAGACGTTCGGTCTCGCGGCTCTGGAGGCCATGGCGTGCGGTACGCCCGTCGTCGCGAGCGCGTCCTCCGCGCTGCCCGAGGTCATCGGGTCCGCGGGGACCGTCGCGGCCGGCGGCGGGGAGGCGTTCGCGGACGCCGTGGAACTGCTTCTGGAACGCGGTGAGCCCGAGCGCCGGGACGCGGCACGCGCGCGTGCGGAGCGCTTCGGCTGGGCAGCGGCCGTACGGGCGTTCCTGGCCGCCCACGACGCCGAGATCCTCCACGGTGCCGCACCCCGTCCCACCCTGCCGGGCGGCGTGGCCTGA
- a CDS encoding ankyrin repeat domain-containing protein: MSEAPDPEVVELATKIFDLARQGQTEALVEYVDAGVPANLTNDRGDSLVMLAAYHGHADAVRALLTRGAAADQINDRGQTPLAGAVFKGETAVIKALLEGGADPAAGTPSAVDTARMFRKTELLELFGVS; the protein is encoded by the coding sequence ATGAGTGAAGCCCCCGACCCCGAGGTCGTGGAGCTGGCGACCAAGATCTTCGATCTGGCGCGGCAGGGGCAGACCGAGGCGCTCGTCGAGTACGTCGACGCGGGCGTCCCTGCCAACCTCACCAACGACCGCGGCGACTCCCTGGTGATGCTCGCCGCCTACCACGGCCACGCCGACGCGGTCCGCGCGCTGCTCACCCGCGGCGCGGCGGCGGACCAGATCAACGACCGGGGCCAGACCCCGCTCGCCGGAGCCGTCTTCAAGGGGGAGACGGCCGTGATCAAGGCCCTGCTGGAGGGCGGGGCCGACCCCGCCGCGGGAACGCCGTCGGCCGTCGACACGGCCCGGATGTTCCGCAAGACGGAGCTTCTGGAGCTGTTCGGCGTCAGCTGA
- a CDS encoding LamB/YcsF family protein: MTVIDLNADLGEGFGRWRLTDDEELLSVVTSANVACGFHAGDPATMRRVCELAAARGVTIGAQVSYRDLAGFGRRAMDVPPAELAAEVAYQIGALEVFARAAGARVAYVKPHGALYNRVVHDQEQAGAVVEGVLLADAALPVLGLPGSRLLQLAARAGLPAVTEAFADRAYTDEGTLVPRGRDGAVVTDPEAVVERSVGLACSGAVTAHSGTRIQVRARSLCLHGDTPGAVELARRVCERLVAAGVRLEAFA; the protein is encoded by the coding sequence ATGACCGTGATCGACCTGAACGCCGACCTCGGCGAGGGCTTCGGCCGCTGGCGACTGACCGACGACGAGGAGCTGCTGTCCGTCGTCACCAGCGCCAACGTGGCCTGTGGCTTCCACGCCGGGGACCCGGCCACCATGCGCCGGGTGTGCGAACTCGCCGCCGCGCGCGGGGTGACGATCGGCGCGCAGGTCTCCTACCGGGACCTCGCCGGGTTCGGGCGGCGCGCGATGGACGTGCCGCCCGCCGAGCTGGCGGCCGAGGTGGCCTACCAGATCGGCGCCCTGGAGGTGTTCGCGCGGGCGGCGGGAGCGCGCGTGGCGTACGTCAAACCGCACGGCGCGCTCTACAACCGGGTCGTGCACGACCAGGAGCAGGCCGGCGCGGTCGTCGAGGGTGTGCTCCTCGCCGACGCGGCGCTGCCGGTGCTGGGCCTGCCCGGCTCGCGGCTGCTGCAACTGGCCGCGCGAGCGGGGCTGCCGGCCGTCACGGAGGCGTTCGCGGACCGCGCCTACACCGACGAGGGCACTCTCGTGCCGCGCGGCCGGGACGGTGCCGTGGTGACCGATCCGGAGGCCGTCGTGGAGCGCTCGGTGGGCCTCGCGTGCTCCGGCGCGGTCACCGCGCACTCCGGCACGCGCATCCAGGTGCGGGCCAGGTCGCTGTGCCTGCACGGTGACACGCCCGGCGCGGTGGAGCTGGCCCGTCGGGTGTGCGAGCGGCTGGTGGCGGCGGGTGTGCGGCTGGAGGCGTTCGCATGA
- the pxpB gene encoding 5-oxoprolinase subunit PxpB, with product MRTLPVGDDALLVEVACGEEAQALHAELLRCREEGALTVREIVPAARTVLLDGLADRARWAAELATRDVPAAAPRARELVELPVRYDGPDLAEVAAHWQVPEREVARVHADTEFTVAFCGFAPGFGYLTGLPARCHVPRRTTPRTAVPAGAVALAGPYTGVYPRSSPGGWQLIGTTDAVLWDPDRVPAALLAPGTRVRFVPVEGP from the coding sequence ATGAGGACGCTCCCCGTCGGCGACGACGCCCTGCTGGTGGAGGTGGCTTGCGGGGAGGAGGCGCAGGCCCTGCACGCGGAGCTGCTGCGGTGCCGCGAGGAGGGCGCGCTCACCGTCCGCGAGATCGTCCCGGCGGCCCGTACGGTCCTGCTGGACGGGCTGGCCGACCGGGCCCGCTGGGCGGCCGAGCTGGCGACCCGCGATGTGCCCGCGGCGGCGCCACGCGCGCGCGAGCTGGTCGAACTGCCCGTGCGCTACGACGGCCCGGACCTCGCGGAGGTCGCCGCGCACTGGCAGGTGCCCGAGCGGGAGGTGGCCCGTGTCCACGCGGACACGGAGTTCACCGTGGCGTTCTGCGGGTTCGCCCCCGGATTCGGCTATCTCACCGGGCTTCCGGCCCGCTGCCACGTCCCGCGCCGCACGACCCCGCGCACGGCGGTCCCGGCCGGTGCCGTGGCGCTGGCCGGGCCGTACACGGGCGTGTACCCGCGCTCCTCGCCGGGTGGCTGGCAGCTGATCGGCACGACGGACGCGGTCCTGTGGGACCCCGACCGGGTACCGGCCGCGCTGCTGGCGCCGGGGACGCGGGTGCGGTTCGTTCCGGTGGAGGGACCGTGA
- a CDS encoding 5-oxoprolinase subunit C family protein — translation MSDRALLVVRAGALTTVQDRGRPGYAHLGVPRSGVLDPPAAALVNRLVGNPPDAAVLETTLDGCVLRPRATVTVAVGGAPCPVSVGGRPAAWGAPVVVPAGALLEVGAATAGVRGYVAVDGGIAVEPVLGSRATDLLSGLGPAPLADGMTLPLGVPAGPPARVDGVPQPCPPAELVLRVTPGPREDWFTARAVRDLTTRAYRVSAASNRIGLRTEGPSLERARTGELPSEGLVLGAVQVPPDGRPVVFLADHPTTGGYPVIAVVRAADLPAAAQALPGIPVRFVPVRRR, via the coding sequence ATGAGTGACCGTGCGCTGCTGGTCGTGCGTGCCGGGGCGCTGACCACCGTGCAGGACCGTGGGCGGCCGGGGTACGCGCACCTCGGTGTGCCGCGTTCCGGGGTGCTCGACCCCCCGGCGGCGGCGCTCGTGAACCGGCTCGTCGGCAACCCGCCGGACGCCGCCGTCCTGGAGACCACCCTCGACGGCTGTGTCCTGCGTCCCCGTGCCACGGTGACCGTCGCGGTCGGCGGCGCGCCCTGTCCGGTGTCGGTGGGCGGCCGGCCTGCGGCGTGGGGCGCCCCGGTCGTCGTGCCGGCCGGGGCGCTGCTGGAGGTGGGCGCGGCCACGGCAGGAGTGCGCGGTTACGTCGCGGTCGACGGGGGCATCGCCGTCGAGCCGGTGCTCGGAAGCAGGGCCACCGACCTGCTGTCCGGCCTGGGCCCGGCCCCGCTCGCGGACGGCATGACGCTGCCGCTGGGCGTCCCGGCCGGTCCTCCCGCGCGCGTGGACGGCGTTCCGCAGCCGTGTCCGCCGGCCGAACTCGTGCTGCGCGTGACGCCGGGACCGCGCGAGGACTGGTTCACGGCGCGGGCGGTCCGGGATCTCACCACGCGCGCGTACCGCGTCTCGGCGGCGAGCAACCGCATCGGCCTGCGCACCGAGGGACCCTCGCTGGAGCGGGCCCGGACCGGGGAGCTGCCGAGCGAGGGCCTGGTCCTCGGCGCGGTCCAGGTACCGCCGGACGGGCGCCCGGTGGTCTTCCTCGCGGACCATCCGACCACGGGGGGCTACCCGGTGATCGCCGTGGTCCGCGCCGCCGACCTCCCGGCCGCCGCCCAGGCACTGCCGGGCATCCCGGTCCGCTTCGTACCGGTCCGCCGCCGCTGA
- a CDS encoding MFS transporter: MSTTPPPRSVSPSGMRPETEGAADDGALGWLRALGPGGRRAFAGAFGGYALDSYDYFTLPLSMVALSAYFGLSSGQTGLLTTVTLVASAVGGAAAGVIADRVGRVRALMITVLTYAVFTVACGFAPTYETLLAFRALQGLGFGGEWAVGAILVAEYAGGRHRGRTLGAVQSSWAVGWALAAVVYTLVFSSAGDDLAWRIMFWTGALPALFVVWLRRRVHDAPTARAAREQDPGRGSFAAIFRPARDGAPGLLRTTVFASLLSTGVQGGYYTLATWVPTYLKSERGLSVVGTGGYLAFLISGAFLGYLTGGHLTDRLGRRANIWLFALLSALCILVYANIPQGAGTLLLVLGFPLGFCMSAIFSGFGSYLSELYPTAVRGTGQGFTYNTGRAVGAVFPTLVGFLADSWGVGGALVFGAIGYGLAALALLGLPETRGKELA, encoded by the coding sequence ATGAGCACGACCCCACCGCCCCGGTCCGTGTCCCCCTCCGGCATGCGCCCGGAAACCGAAGGCGCCGCCGATGACGGCGCGCTCGGCTGGCTGCGCGCCCTCGGCCCGGGCGGCCGGCGCGCGTTCGCCGGAGCGTTCGGCGGCTACGCACTGGATTCGTACGACTACTTCACCCTGCCGCTGAGCATGGTGGCGCTCTCCGCCTACTTCGGTCTGAGCAGCGGCCAGACCGGTCTGTTGACCACCGTGACCCTCGTGGCCTCGGCGGTCGGCGGCGCCGCGGCGGGTGTGATCGCGGACCGGGTGGGCCGGGTCCGGGCCCTGATGATCACCGTGCTCACCTATGCGGTCTTCACGGTCGCCTGCGGCTTCGCGCCCACCTACGAGACGCTGCTGGCCTTCCGTGCCCTCCAGGGCCTCGGTTTCGGCGGCGAATGGGCGGTCGGGGCCATCCTGGTCGCCGAGTACGCGGGCGGGCGCCACCGGGGCCGTACGCTCGGCGCGGTCCAGAGTTCCTGGGCGGTCGGCTGGGCGCTGGCCGCGGTCGTCTACACGCTGGTGTTCTCCTCCGCCGGTGACGACCTGGCCTGGCGGATCATGTTCTGGACCGGAGCGCTGCCCGCACTGTTCGTGGTGTGGCTGCGCCGCCGGGTGCACGACGCCCCCACGGCGAGGGCGGCGCGCGAGCAGGACCCGGGGCGCGGCTCCTTCGCGGCGATCTTCCGGCCGGCCCGGGACGGCGCACCGGGTCTGCTGCGCACCACGGTCTTCGCGAGTCTGCTGTCCACGGGCGTGCAGGGCGGCTACTACACGCTGGCGACCTGGGTGCCGACGTACCTGAAGTCCGAGCGCGGCCTGTCGGTCGTCGGCACCGGCGGCTACCTGGCCTTCCTCATCTCGGGCGCGTTCCTCGGCTACCTGACCGGCGGCCACCTCACCGACCGGCTCGGCCGGCGCGCCAACATCTGGCTGTTCGCGCTGCTGTCGGCGCTGTGCATCCTGGTGTACGCGAACATCCCGCAGGGCGCCGGCACCCTGCTGCTGGTGCTCGGCTTCCCGCTCGGCTTCTGCATGTCGGCCATCTTCAGCGGCTTCGGCTCCTACCTGAGCGAGCTGTACCCGACGGCGGTGCGCGGCACCGGGCAGGGCTTCACGTACAACACGGGCCGCGCGGTGGGCGCGGTGTTCCCCACCCTGGTCGGCTTCCTCGCGGACAGTTGGGGTGTGGGCGGCGCGCTGGTCTTCGGCGCGATCGGTTACGGCCTGGCGGCGCTGGCGCTGCTCGGGCTGCCGGAGACGCGCGGGAAGGAGCTGGCCTGA
- a CDS encoding glycosyltransferase family 4 protein, which translates to MHVVIVTESFPPDVNGVAHCALQTARHLVERGHHPLVVAPAPAAPGAAADADAPCPVVRVPSLPLPGYPQVRVALPSRRLTATLVAHRPDVVHLAGPFVLGARGMAAAARLGVPAVAVYQTDLAGYARTYMGVGEAAAWRRLRAVHAAADRTLAPSSAALTDLKAHGVPRVRLWPRGVDTVRFRPQHRDEALRRSLAPDGEPIVGYVGRLAPEKHLELLAGVCALAGVRLVVVGDGPSRPHLTEALPGAVFLGRRTGDDLARIFASLDVFVHTGPLETFCQTVQEAMASGVPVVAPAAGGPLDLVAHGRTGLLVPPRDARAVQEAVGALADDPGRRAAYGAAARATVEGRTWAAVGDRLIAHYDDVLAARKTAVAA; encoded by the coding sequence ATGCATGTCGTCATCGTGACCGAATCCTTTCCCCCCGATGTGAACGGGGTCGCCCACTGCGCGCTCCAGACCGCCCGGCACCTCGTGGAACGCGGTCACCATCCGCTCGTCGTCGCCCCCGCTCCCGCCGCACCCGGCGCCGCCGCGGACGCGGACGCTCCCTGCCCGGTCGTCCGGGTGCCCTCCCTGCCGCTGCCCGGCTACCCCCAGGTACGCGTCGCCCTGCCCAGCCGACGCCTGACCGCGACCCTCGTCGCACACCGCCCCGACGTGGTCCATCTCGCCGGCCCCTTCGTCCTCGGCGCCCGCGGCATGGCCGCCGCCGCCCGGCTCGGCGTGCCCGCCGTCGCCGTCTACCAGACCGACCTGGCCGGCTACGCCCGCACCTACATGGGCGTGGGAGAGGCCGCCGCCTGGCGGCGGCTGCGCGCCGTGCACGCCGCCGCCGACCGCACCCTGGCCCCCTCCAGCGCCGCCCTGACCGACCTGAAGGCGCACGGCGTACCCCGGGTGCGGCTGTGGCCGCGCGGCGTGGACACCGTACGTTTCCGGCCACAGCATCGGGACGAGGCGCTGCGCCGCTCCCTCGCCCCGGACGGTGAACCGATCGTCGGCTACGTCGGCCGGCTCGCCCCCGAGAAGCACCTCGAACTCCTCGCCGGGGTCTGCGCGCTGGCGGGCGTGCGGCTCGTGGTGGTCGGCGACGGACCCAGCCGGCCGCACCTGACCGAGGCCCTGCCCGGCGCCGTCTTCCTCGGCCGCCGCACCGGAGACGATCTCGCCCGGATCTTCGCCTCGCTGGACGTGTTCGTGCACACCGGCCCCCTGGAGACGTTCTGCCAGACCGTCCAGGAGGCCATGGCCAGCGGTGTCCCGGTCGTCGCGCCCGCCGCTGGCGGCCCGCTCGACCTGGTCGCCCACGGCCGCACCGGCCTGCTCGTCCCGCCGCGCGACGCCCGTGCCGTCCAGGAGGCCGTCGGCGCCCTGGCAGACGATCCCGGGCGGCGGGCCGCGTACGGCGCCGCGGCCCGCGCGACGGTCGAGGGCCGCACCTGGGCCGCAGTCGGCGACCGGCTCATCGCCCACTACGACGACGTACTCGCGGCCCGGAAGACGGCGGTGGCGGCATGA
- a CDS encoding GntR family transcriptional regulator, which translates to MAEQLAGLADDRALLGRTSTAERVADILRSRIADGYFPPGTRLSEDSIGGALGVSRNTLREAFRLLTHERLLVHELNRGVFVRVLTVEDVEDIYRTRSLVECAVVRSLGEPPYPLHGLAEAVAEGERAAVGGDWKAVGTANIHFHRELVALAGSERTDELMRSVFAELRLAFHVVDDPHRLHEPYLTRNRRILRTLEAGDPSGAGRLLSTYLADSLDRVVEVYRRRVGEDGTRTF; encoded by the coding sequence ATGGCAGAGCAGCTAGCGGGACTGGCCGACGACCGTGCCCTCCTGGGACGTACGAGTACGGCGGAGCGGGTCGCGGACATCCTCAGGAGCCGCATAGCCGACGGGTACTTCCCGCCCGGCACGCGGTTGTCGGAGGACAGCATCGGCGGGGCGCTCGGGGTCTCCCGCAACACCCTGCGCGAGGCGTTCCGGCTGCTCACGCACGAGCGTCTGCTCGTCCACGAGCTGAACCGGGGCGTGTTCGTCCGGGTCCTGACCGTCGAGGACGTCGAGGACATCTACCGCACGCGCTCCCTCGTCGAGTGCGCCGTCGTCCGCAGTCTGGGCGAGCCGCCGTACCCGCTCCACGGGCTGGCCGAGGCGGTCGCCGAGGGCGAGCGGGCGGCCGTCGGGGGCGACTGGAAAGCGGTGGGTACGGCCAACATCCACTTCCACCGGGAGCTGGTCGCCCTGGCCGGCAGCGAGCGCACCGACGAGCTGATGCGCAGCGTCTTCGCCGAACTGCGGCTGGCCTTCCACGTCGTGGACGATCCGCACCGGCTGCACGAGCCGTACCTCACCCGCAACCGCCGGATCCTGCGCACCCTGGAGGCCGGGGACCCGAGCGGGGCGGGACGGCTGCTGTCGACCTACCTGGCGGACTCCTTGGACCGGGTCGTCGAGGTGTACCGGCGGCGGGTGGGCGAGGACGGCACGCGAACCTTCTGA